The genomic interval ACGCCCGATCCAGAAAGCCGTCATTGATTAGGCGCATCCCCCGCGCAACGGTGGTGGCCGTGCCCATCCAGGCCGGCGAGCCCGGGGCAGTTTCCGGCCGGCAGCGCAGGCAAGGGCGAAAGCCCGCACGCTCGGCGGCGGCAGCGGTCGCATAGAAGGTGACGTTCTCTGAGCGCGCCGGGCGAACCGGACAGACCGGCCGACAGTAGATGCGCGTCGAGCGAACGCCGGAGAAAAACATGCCATCGAATGCGCGGGCGCGCGCCAGCCGTGCCCGATCGCAAGTCTCCCGATCGAGATGCGGTGGCAGCGCTTGCCGGTACGTCAAAGCCTTCGCCATGACGAAATCATAGTTTCAAGGCGACCCACCGAGTAGCTGAAATCCGACTCGATCGGACGATGAGGTCCGAATTCAGCCAGCGTGCATCGCCGCGCCGGATCATGGTGCCGACAGATCCCGGAGCAAATCATGAGCACACAGGCGCAACAGCCAACGTCAGGGCAAACCTCTCTCGCATTCGAGATCGGGCTCTTGCTGCTTCTCTCACTGATTTGGGGCAGCGCGTTCACGCTGATCAAGGTCGCGATCCCAACGATTCCACCATTCACGATGGTGGCCGCGCGCGTGACGATTGCAGCAATCCTCCTGATCCTGGCCGCACGCGCACAGGGACACGCCCTTCCGCGCCAGGGACGGATTTGGGCTGCTTTCCTGGTGCAAGGGCTGCTGCAAAGCGCAGTGCCCTTCACCCTGATCAGTTGGGGCGAGATGCATATCGCAAGTGGCCTTGCCGGCGTGCTCAATGCGACCCCGCCGATGTTCGTGCTCATAATCGCGTTCATGACCGGGCGCGGACGATGGGCGATCAGCGGCCGGAAAATCATCGGCGTCGGTCTCGGCCTTGCGGGCGTCACCGTGACGATGGGCATCGATACACTGTCCGGGATCGGCGCGGCGACGCCGTTGGCGCAGATGGCGGTGCTCGGCGCGAGCCTCTGCTACGCACTCGCGCCACTATGGGGCCAGCGGTTCTCGAGCCTCCCCGCGATCGTTACCGCAGCCGGGGCCATGAGCTGCGCCGCGATCCTGATGCTTCCCATCGCCGCCGCCCTTGAACGACCCTGGGCGCTGGCACCACCGCCGGCGCAGGCGGTCGCGGCGGTGATCGCGCTCGCAGTGGTCTGCACGGCCTTCGCGATGGTAATCTATTTCCGGCTGATCCACACAATCGG from Bradyrhizobium arachidis carries:
- a CDS encoding DMT family transporter — protein: MSTQAQQPTSGQTSLAFEIGLLLLLSLIWGSAFTLIKVAIPTIPPFTMVAARVTIAAILLILAARAQGHALPRQGRIWAAFLVQGLLQSAVPFTLISWGEMHIASGLAGVLNATPPMFVLIIAFMTGRGRWAISGRKIIGVGLGLAGVTVTMGIDTLSGIGAATPLAQMAVLGASLCYALAPLWGQRFSSLPAIVTAAGAMSCAAILMLPIAAALERPWALAPPPAQAVAAVIALAVVCTAFAMVIYFRLIHTIGPLGTTSGSYLRAGFAVALGIALLGERFTWSIVAGMALILAGVIAVTVSLPARNTGKQPG
- a CDS encoding bifunctional transcriptional activator/DNA repair enzyme AdaA, with the translated sequence MAKALTYRQALPPHLDRETCDRARLARARAFDGMFFSGVRSTRIYCRPVCPVRPARSENVTFYATAAAAERAGFRPCLRCRPETAPGSPAWMGTATTVARGMRLINDGFLDRASMAELAEALGVGPRHLLRLFMRHAGASPSEIAATRRVQEAKRLIDQTGMTLAEIAFAAGFGSVRRFNDAFAATYKRPPSSFRRRR